One Chordicoccus furentiruminis DNA window includes the following coding sequences:
- a CDS encoding transketolase family protein: MRNWTGAERRRRGHQPAETESRVEENMYRISDDNRECRKVFGDTLRSLMAENPDVVYLEADLAGAIGTAGLFRDFPEQAFDLGIMEANMVGVAGGMSLRGKIPFVHSFGTFASRRCADQTFMAGCYNRASIRIIGTDPGVTAEANGGTHMPFEDIGVYRSFPGITILDIAEPQLLEAVLRQTAERYGVYYIRFPRKWKTSYYAGMPAAEIGKAAVIRDGSDGTVIASGIEVTAALQAAEALESEGIDIRVVDMFTVKPVDEEMILRCCRETGAIVSAENHNRIGGLGSAVAEVIAEKGQAPFERVGVPDCFGEVGDKAFLSQRFGIGAESIAEAMKRVIKRK; encoded by the coding sequence ATGAGGAACTGGACGGGCGCGGAGCGGAGGAGACGCGGACATCAGCCGGCTGAAACGGAAAGCAGGGTGGAGGAGAATATGTACAGAATCAGCGATGATAACAGAGAGTGCAGGAAAGTGTTCGGCGATACGCTGCGTTCCCTTATGGCGGAGAATCCGGATGTCGTATATCTCGAGGCGGATCTGGCCGGTGCCATCGGAACGGCAGGCCTTTTCAGAGATTTTCCGGAACAGGCGTTCGATCTCGGCATCATGGAAGCCAACATGGTCGGCGTGGCGGGCGGCATGTCCCTGAGAGGGAAGATCCCGTTTGTGCACAGCTTCGGGACTTTCGCATCAAGACGCTGTGCAGATCAGACCTTTATGGCGGGCTGCTATAACCGGGCCAGCATCCGGATCATCGGAACAGATCCCGGTGTAACGGCTGAAGCGAACGGCGGAACGCATATGCCTTTTGAAGACATTGGCGTTTATCGGAGCTTCCCCGGGATAACCATTCTTGATATCGCGGAACCGCAGCTTCTGGAAGCGGTCCTCAGACAGACTGCAGAACGATACGGTGTGTATTACATCCGTTTTCCGAGGAAGTGGAAGACGTCCTATTATGCAGGCATGCCGGCCGCGGAGATCGGGAAGGCAGCCGTGATCCGCGACGGAAGCGACGGGACGGTGATTGCCTCCGGCATCGAGGTTACGGCTGCCCTGCAGGCGGCGGAGGCTCTCGAGTCCGAAGGAATTGACATTCGTGTGGTTGATATGTTTACAGTGAAACCTGTTGATGAAGAGATGATTCTGAGATGCTGCCGCGAAACCGGCGCGATTGTCAGCGCGGAGAATCACAATCGGATCGGCGGACTGGGGTCCGCGGTTGCAGAGGTGATAGCGGAAAAGGGGCAGGCTCCGTTCGAACGGGTCGGTGTGCCGGACTGCTTTGGCGAGGTCGGAGATAAAGCCTTCCTCTCACAGCGGTTCGGAATTGGAGCGGAGAGCATTGCAGAGGCGATGAAGAGAGTCATAAAAAGAAAATAA
- a CDS encoding LURP-one-related/scramblase family protein — MKLRFRQRMFSWFDSYDICDEGGQTVYTVRGQLSWGHCLKIFDAGGRELGMVQEKILTLLPKFELYEEGQYLGCIRRELSLIRPRYEIDFNQWQVQGSVMEWNYTIYGAGKEAVARVSKELLHLTDTYVLDIVNQDDAFHVLMFVLAMDADKCSNGD, encoded by the coding sequence ATGAAACTCCGGTTCAGACAGCGCATGTTTTCATGGTTTGACAGCTATGATATCTGCGATGAGGGCGGGCAGACCGTCTATACGGTACGGGGGCAGCTGTCATGGGGGCACTGCCTGAAGATTTTTGATGCCGGCGGCAGGGAACTCGGTATGGTTCAGGAAAAAATCCTGACACTGCTTCCGAAGTTTGAACTGTACGAGGAGGGGCAGTATCTGGGCTGTATCCGGAGGGAGCTTTCCCTCATCCGCCCACGGTATGAGATTGATTTTAATCAGTGGCAGGTGCAGGGCAGTGTCATGGAGTGGAACTACACGATTTACGGAGCGGGAAAAGAGGCGGTCGCCAGAGTTTCCAAGGAACTGCTTCATCTGACAGATACATATGTGCTGGACATCGTGAACCAGGACGACGCTTTTCATGTGCTGATGTTTGTGCTGGCCATGGACGCGGACAAATGCAGCAATGGAGACTGA
- a CDS encoding THUMP domain-containing class I SAM-dependent RNA methyltransferase → MEACSFIAPCHFGLEAVLKREVTDLGLKVRRTDDGRVFFEGGPEAAAEANLRLRSAERILLCVAEFRAATFDELFEGTKKIPWEEFLPVNARFWVAKVSSVRSTLFSPSDIQAVMKKAMVERMKLHYHRSWFDEDGPSYPLRVAIRSDVVTVGLDTTGTSLHKRGYRVSPVIAPISETLAAALIGLTPWHPDRILVDPFCGSGTIPIEAAMMAKRIAPGLHRSFLAESWNSVIPSDTWHRARERARAEVIPHPDGVDIQGFDIDEKAIRCSRDNAEAAGVADLIHFQRRAVKDLHHPKKYGFLITNPPYGERLEEKAELPGLYREIGEAYRRLDSWSMYLISSYEDTEKAIGRKADRNRKIYNGMLRTYVYQYLGPRPPRRTHAEH, encoded by the coding sequence ATGGAGGCCTGTTCCTTTATTGCGCCCTGCCATTTCGGGCTTGAGGCGGTGCTGAAGCGGGAGGTCACGGATCTCGGTCTGAAGGTCAGACGGACGGACGACGGGCGCGTCTTCTTCGAGGGCGGTCCGGAAGCGGCCGCGGAGGCGAATCTCCGGCTGCGGAGCGCGGAACGGATCCTGCTCTGTGTGGCGGAGTTCCGTGCGGCGACGTTTGATGAGCTCTTCGAGGGGACGAAAAAGATTCCATGGGAGGAGTTCCTCCCGGTCAACGCCCGGTTCTGGGTGGCCAAGGTTTCCTCCGTGCGCAGCACGCTGTTTTCTCCGTCCGACATTCAGGCGGTTATGAAGAAGGCGATGGTTGAGCGGATGAAGCTTCATTATCACCGGAGCTGGTTCGATGAGGACGGACCGTCATATCCGCTGAGAGTGGCGATCCGCAGCGACGTTGTCACCGTCGGACTGGATACGACCGGCACGTCTCTTCACAAGCGGGGATATCGGGTGTCGCCGGTCATCGCGCCGATCTCGGAGACACTCGCGGCCGCGCTGATCGGGCTTACGCCCTGGCATCCGGACCGGATTCTGGTGGATCCTTTCTGCGGTTCGGGAACCATCCCCATCGAGGCGGCGATGATGGCGAAGCGGATCGCTCCCGGTCTGCATCGGTCGTTTCTGGCGGAGAGTTGGAACTCAGTGATCCCTTCCGATACATGGCATCGGGCGAGGGAGAGAGCACGGGCGGAGGTGATTCCGCATCCGGATGGTGTGGACATTCAGGGCTTTGACATTGACGAGAAAGCGATCCGATGCTCCCGTGACAACGCGGAGGCGGCGGGGGTGGCGGATCTGATTCATTTTCAGCGGCGTGCCGTGAAGGATCTTCATCATCCGAAGAAATACGGCTTTCTGATCACCAATCCGCCTTACGGTGAGCGGCTGGAGGAGAAGGCGGAGCTTCCCGGCCTGTACCGGGAAATCGGGGAGGCATACAGGAGGCTGGACAGCTGGTCGATGTACCTGATTTCTTCCTATGAGGATACAGAGAAGGCCATCGGACGCAAAGCGGACCGGAACAGGAAAATCTATAACGGCATGCTGCGGACGTATGTGTATCAGTATCTGGGACCGCGTCCGCCGCGCCGGACGCACGCGGAACACTGA
- the rdgB gene encoding RdgB/HAM1 family non-canonical purine NTP pyrophosphatase, whose protein sequence is MTNVIFATGNENKLKEIRAILSGLDLHVVSMREAGIDAEIVEDGRTFEENALIKARTVWKRAGGITMADDSGLVVDAMNGEPGIYSARWMGEDTSYHIKNSEIIRRLEGVPDEKRTARFVCAIACILPDGQELTSVGTFEGRIGYQEAGRNGFGYDPIFYLPDRGCTSAELPPDEKNAISHRGKALADMRRKLEALRAEGRL, encoded by the coding sequence ATGACAAATGTGATTTTTGCGACTGGAAATGAGAACAAGCTGAAGGAGATCCGGGCGATTCTCTCCGGTCTTGATCTGCACGTAGTTTCGATGAGAGAAGCCGGCATCGATGCGGAGATCGTCGAGGACGGCAGGACGTTTGAGGAGAATGCCCTGATCAAGGCCCGTACTGTCTGGAAAAGGGCCGGAGGCATCACGATGGCGGACGATTCCGGACTGGTCGTCGACGCGATGAACGGAGAGCCGGGAATCTACTCCGCCCGCTGGATGGGAGAGGATACTTCCTACCATATCAAAAATTCGGAGATTATCCGGAGACTGGAGGGCGTGCCGGATGAGAAGCGGACGGCCCGGTTTGTCTGCGCGATTGCCTGCATCCTTCCTGACGGCCAGGAGCTGACATCCGTCGGTACGTTTGAAGGACGGATCGGCTACCAGGAGGCAGGGCGGAACGGCTTCGGCTATGATCCGATTTTCTATCTTCCGGACCGGGGCTGTACATCTGCAGAGCTTCCTCCGGATGAGAAAAACGCCATCAGTCACCGGGGGAAGGCACTGGCGGATATGCGGCGGAAGCTGGAGGCACTCCGGGCGGAAGGAAGGCTCTGA
- a CDS encoding metallophosphoesterase family protein — MERDLFRILVVSDTHGRGDGLKEAIRLARPFDHLIHCGDTEGREREIATEAGCPCTIVRGNNDYFSTLPEDAVVELSGFRIFVTHGHQYGVSMTTEYLREEAKAERCRIACFGHTHRPYLDQSDPELTVLNPGSLSFPRQEGREPTYLVIEVDRRGRLHFLQNHIGRRRL, encoded by the coding sequence ATGGAGAGGGATCTGTTCAGAATTCTGGTGGTGAGTGATACGCATGGCCGGGGAGACGGGCTGAAGGAAGCGATCCGGCTGGCGAGGCCTTTTGATCATCTGATCCACTGCGGCGACACGGAAGGACGGGAGCGAGAGATCGCGACGGAGGCGGGCTGTCCCTGTACGATTGTGCGCGGTAACAACGATTATTTTTCCACGCTTCCGGAGGATGCCGTCGTGGAACTTTCCGGATTCCGGATTTTCGTCACCCACGGTCATCAGTACGGTGTCTCGATGACGACGGAATATCTCCGCGAGGAGGCAAAGGCGGAGAGATGCCGGATCGCCTGCTTCGGGCATACGCACCGGCCTTATCTTGACCAGTCCGACCCGGAACTGACGGTGCTGAACCCGGGATCGCTGTCTTTTCCGAGGCAGGAGGGCCGGGAACCGACGTATCTGGTGATTGAGGTGGACCGGCGCGGGCGGCTGCATTTCCTGCAGAATCACATCGGCCGGAGACGCCTTTGA
- the rho gene encoding transcription termination factor Rho, producing the protein MTREQYQTIHVTNLRELAKSRGIKRTSVMKKSELIDAMLALDAEHAAGGTEHVVNPASTDMSGEGADAENGAFRNGRRKQTPVAETTPFSVKSPVPTDGTGSAETDAAEGEAAAETQNAAVPVRTDEASAAAERPAPNTSGRGRRGRPAGRSETRHEPVRDASETESARQSTVRRTRAGRPRRTETSGDDKHGDSPARRPRQAGETPRAGRPRRFEETRHAAAEHPSGSRVSGRAVQGSDYASSPEHPQTVSARPRRGGDAQSEPGQEEKPFSRRPAPEERKASVVPAGGAQRPAEAVSVQEPGQSREERDNGEASAAIRHREEADHRCRGILEVMQDGFGFLRSDNFLPGEEDVYVSPSQIRRFNLKTGDMIEGTKRERGQGEKYGALLYVSTVNDFPADEARHRAVFENMTPIFPNERIRLERPDGSRATRIVDLFSPIGKGQRGMIVSPPKAGKTTLLKDIARSILTRNPDANLIILLIDERPEEVTDMKESVHGKNVEIIYSTFDELPEHHRRVSEMVIERAKRLVEHHEDVVILLDSITRLTRACNVLVPQSGRTLSGGLDPTALYMPKRFFGAARNMREGGSLTILATALVDTGSKMDDVVYEEFKGTGNMELILDRKLQERRIFPAIDIVKSGTRREDLLLTPRELKAVDLMRRRINGLKAEEAVESVINAFTHYSTNEQVVAAVLQKWGT; encoded by the coding sequence ATGACAAGAGAACAATATCAGACGATTCATGTGACGAATCTGCGCGAGCTGGCGAAATCCCGCGGAATCAAGCGCACGTCCGTGATGAAGAAGAGCGAGCTGATCGACGCGATGCTGGCTCTCGACGCGGAGCATGCAGCCGGCGGAACGGAGCATGTCGTGAACCCTGCTTCAACAGATATGTCCGGGGAAGGGGCAGATGCCGAAAACGGAGCGTTTCGAAACGGACGGCGGAAACAGACGCCGGTCGCAGAGACGACGCCTTTTTCTGTGAAGAGTCCGGTTCCGACGGACGGAACCGGATCGGCGGAGACGGATGCGGCTGAGGGAGAGGCTGCGGCGGAAACTCAGAATGCGGCTGTACCGGTACGTACAGACGAAGCTTCCGCGGCGGCGGAGCGACCGGCGCCGAATACGTCAGGCCGCGGCCGCAGAGGCCGTCCGGCGGGGCGGAGTGAGACAAGACACGAACCGGTCCGGGACGCATCGGAGACAGAATCTGCGCGCCAGAGTACTGTGCGGAGAACGAGAGCCGGCCGGCCGCGCCGCACGGAGACTTCCGGCGACGACAAACACGGCGACTCACCGGCGCGGCGTCCGCGGCAGGCGGGCGAGACGCCCCGCGCCGGCCGCCCGCGCCGCTTCGAGGAGACGCGGCATGCGGCAGCGGAGCACCCATCCGGCAGCCGTGTGAGCGGCCGTGCTGTTCAGGGCTCGGATTACGCATCTTCTCCCGAGCATCCGCAGACGGTCAGCGCGCGGCCAAGACGCGGAGGAGACGCGCAGTCCGAGCCGGGTCAGGAGGAGAAGCCATTCTCCCGCCGGCCGGCACCGGAGGAAAGAAAAGCATCCGTAGTTCCGGCCGGCGGAGCACAGAGGCCGGCGGAGGCGGTCTCTGTGCAGGAACCCGGTCAGAGCAGAGAGGAGCGGGATAACGGTGAAGCGTCCGCGGCGATCCGTCATCGTGAGGAAGCGGATCACAGATGCCGGGGGATTCTGGAGGTGATGCAGGACGGGTTCGGTTTCCTGCGGAGCGATAATTTCCTTCCGGGCGAAGAGGATGTCTATGTTTCCCCGTCGCAGATCCGCCGGTTCAACCTGAAGACTGGAGACATGATCGAGGGGACAAAGCGCGAACGCGGGCAGGGTGAGAAGTACGGAGCGCTTCTCTACGTTTCCACGGTGAACGATTTTCCGGCGGACGAAGCGCGCCACCGCGCGGTGTTCGAGAACATGACCCCGATCTTTCCCAATGAACGCATCCGCCTTGAGCGTCCGGACGGGTCAAGGGCGACCCGGATCGTCGATCTTTTCAGCCCCATCGGGAAGGGCCAGAGAGGCATGATCGTCTCGCCGCCCAAGGCCGGCAAGACGACGCTGCTCAAGGATATCGCCCGTTCCATTCTCACCCGGAATCCGGACGCGAATCTCATCATTCTGCTGATTGACGAGCGGCCGGAAGAGGTGACGGATATGAAGGAGTCCGTTCACGGGAAGAACGTGGAGATCATCTACTCGACGTTCGACGAACTTCCGGAGCATCACCGCCGTGTCTCGGAGATGGTGATCGAGCGTGCGAAACGGCTGGTTGAGCACCACGAGGATGTCGTGATCCTGCTGGATTCGATCACGCGTCTCACGCGCGCCTGCAACGTTCTTGTTCCGCAGAGCGGCCGGACGCTGTCCGGCGGTCTGGATCCGACGGCTCTTTATATGCCGAAGCGTTTCTTCGGAGCGGCGCGGAATATGCGTGAAGGCGGCAGTCTTACGATTCTGGCGACCGCGCTCGTCGATACGGGAAGCAAGATGGACGACGTGGTGTACGAGGAGTTCAAGGGTACGGGCAATATGGAACTGATCCTTGACCGCAAGCTCCAGGAACGCCGGATTTTCCCGGCGATCGATATCGTAAAATCGGGCACGAGGCGCGAGGATCTGCTGCTCACGCCGAGAGAGCTGAAGGCCGTGGACCTGATGCGCCGCCGGATCAACGGCCTCAAGGCGGAGGAGGCGGTGGAATCCGTGATCAATGCGTTCACGCATTACAGCACGAACGAGCAGGTCGTGGCCGCTGTGCTTCAGAAGTGGGGAACGTAA
- the rpmE gene encoding 50S ribosomal protein L31, whose protein sequence is MKEGIHPNYYQATVTCNCGNTFTVGSTKKDLHVEICSKCHPFYTGQQKSTQARGRIEAFNKKYGMGKSEN, encoded by the coding sequence ATGAAGGAAGGTATCCATCCGAACTATTATCAGGCAACCGTGACTTGCAACTGCGGCAATACATTTACCGTAGGTTCCACGAAGAAGGATCTGCACGTTGAAATCTGCTCGAAGTGTCATCCGTTCTATACGGGTCAGCAGAAGTCGACGCAGGCCCGCGGCCGGATTGAGGCTTTCAACAAGAAGTACGGCATGGGCAAGTCGGAAAACTGA
- a CDS encoding DUF1385 domain-containing protein, whose amino-acid sequence MTQHNSGIGGQAVLEGIMMRNQERYSIAARKENGEIALEVRPYHTVIPIRGIEKIPILRGVSAFIDSLVVGISSLMWSADAVSEEDPEEAKQKEKTEAQLKKEERQWQAMMTGTVIFSIAFSVIMFMLLPYWLAGLMRTAGVKNVWVNLAEAVLRLAIFLGYMLLISRMKDIQRVFAYHGAEHKCINCIEQGKPLTPENVLGCSRQHRRCGTSFLLIVISISIIAFLILGLFDIQSGVMRLVWRLILIPVIAGISYEILRYAAVSDGPVIRTLVRPGLALQKLVTREPDAQMAEVAIAAIEAVFDWKDWQEKTFGTKREA is encoded by the coding sequence ATGACGCAGCATAATTCCGGTATCGGCGGTCAGGCGGTTCTCGAAGGCATCATGATGCGGAACCAGGAGCGCTACTCGATCGCCGCCAGAAAGGAGAACGGCGAGATCGCGCTGGAGGTCCGGCCGTATCATACGGTCATCCCGATCAGGGGGATCGAAAAGATTCCGATTCTCCGCGGCGTGTCGGCCTTCATCGATTCTCTTGTAGTCGGGATCTCTTCCCTGATGTGGTCGGCGGATGCCGTATCGGAGGAGGATCCGGAGGAGGCGAAGCAGAAGGAGAAAACAGAGGCGCAGCTGAAAAAAGAAGAGCGGCAGTGGCAGGCCATGATGACCGGCACGGTCATCTTCTCAATTGCATTTTCCGTCATTATGTTTATGCTTCTGCCGTACTGGCTGGCGGGGCTGATGCGGACGGCCGGCGTGAAAAACGTCTGGGTCAATCTGGCTGAGGCGGTCCTCCGGCTTGCGATTTTCCTCGGCTATATGCTGCTGATTTCCCGGATGAAGGACATCCAGCGGGTCTTCGCGTATCACGGGGCCGAGCATAAATGCATCAACTGCATCGAGCAGGGGAAGCCGCTGACGCCGGAGAATGTGCTGGGATGCTCCCGTCAGCACAGGCGCTGCGGAACGAGCTTTCTGCTGATCGTGATCAGCATCTCGATTATCGCGTTTCTGATTCTCGGGCTGTTTGATATTCAGTCGGGCGTGATGAGGCTCGTCTGGAGACTGATTCTGATCCCGGTGATCGCGGGGATTTCCTATGAAATTCTCCGCTATGCGGCTGTTTCCGACGGACCGGTGATCCGGACGCTGGTCCGGCCGGGGCTGGCGCTTCAGAAGCTTGTGACGAGAGAGCCTGACGCGCAGATGGCGGAGGTCGCGATCGCTGCCATTGAAGCTGTGTTTGACTGGAAAGACTGGCAGGAGAAAACCTTTGGAACAAAGAGAGAGGCGTGA
- the prmC gene encoding peptide chain release factor N(5)-glutamine methyltransferase: protein MEQRERRDTLPARALRREAACLLKAAGIEEADADAGQLLFHAAGFDAASYLLHAEEPLPEPVRRRFMESVRRRADREPLQYIIGEAPFYGRLFVVRPGVLIPRFDTETLVERMLPYTFPGARILDLCTGSGCILLTLLLEGNGPMKGTGTDLSDTALGVARGNAARFGVDASFLRSDVYTNVSGVYDIITANPPYIRTDVIASLDPEVRDHEPRLALDGDADGMRVYRSIIGGASAHLSENGVIGLEIGFDQAEEVSALMEASGFRKIEVTEDLAGRPRAVTGRRGGS from the coding sequence TTGGAACAAAGAGAGAGGCGTGACACGCTTCCCGCGCGGGCTCTGCGGCGTGAAGCCGCCTGTCTTCTGAAAGCCGCGGGGATCGAGGAAGCGGATGCGGACGCCGGACAGCTGCTTTTTCATGCCGCCGGTTTTGATGCGGCCTCCTATCTGCTGCATGCGGAGGAGCCGCTTCCGGAGCCGGTGCGCCGGCGCTTTATGGAATCCGTTCGCCGGCGCGCGGACCGCGAACCGCTGCAGTATATCATCGGAGAGGCTCCCTTCTACGGGCGCCTCTTTGTCGTACGTCCCGGCGTTCTGATTCCCCGGTTTGATACGGAGACGCTGGTGGAACGGATGCTTCCGTACACATTTCCCGGAGCACGAATTCTCGATCTGTGCACGGGCTCCGGGTGCATTCTCCTGACACTGCTTCTCGAAGGGAACGGACCGATGAAGGGGACGGGAACCGATCTTTCCGATACGGCTCTTGGCGTGGCGCGCGGGAACGCCGCCCGTTTCGGGGTGGATGCTTCTTTTCTGCGGAGCGATGTCTATACCAATGTCAGCGGCGTGTATGATATAATAACGGCAAATCCGCCGTACATCCGGACGGATGTGATCGCCTCGCTTGATCCGGAGGTGAGGGATCATGAGCCGAGGCTGGCTCTGGACGGGGATGCCGACGGAATGCGTGTGTACCGGAGCATCATCGGCGGCGCCTCCGCCCATCTCTCGGAGAATGGCGTGATAGGGCTTGAGATCGGCTTTGATCAGGCGGAAGAGGTATCCGCGCTCATGGAGGCGTCCGGATTCCGGAAAATTGAAGTGACGGAGGATCTCGCCGGCCGGCCGCGTGCCGTGACGGGCCGCCGGGGCGGATCATGA
- the prfA gene encoding peptide chain release factor 1 has translation MKEQLRAVLGRRKEIVRELASPETQRDPGRLTALMKEEAQLQPVAEACEEYERTETELGDCESLLKEETDAEMIEMLKAEASALREKREALEMRLKRLLLPKDPDDSRNVIMEIRAGAGGDEAALFAADLARMYQRYAEKRGWRTEMLSLSENGLGGIRECTMQIRGQDVFARLRYESGTHRVQRVPETESSGRIHTSTATVAIMPEAEDIDEVEIDPKDIRIDVFRASGNGGQCVNTTDSAVRLTHLPTGIVISCQDEKSQIKNRSKAMKVLRTKLLYLKRMEQAEERADLRRSQVGTGDRSEKIRTYNVPQGRVTDHRIHLTLHRIDSILDGDIDELTDALIEEAQTRRLSGQ, from the coding sequence ATGAAGGAACAGCTGAGGGCGGTGCTCGGGCGCCGGAAGGAGATCGTCCGTGAGCTCGCGTCGCCGGAGACACAGCGCGATCCCGGACGGCTGACAGCCCTTATGAAGGAAGAGGCGCAGCTTCAGCCGGTGGCGGAGGCCTGTGAGGAATATGAGCGCACGGAGACGGAGCTCGGAGACTGCGAAAGCCTCCTGAAAGAGGAGACGGACGCGGAAATGATCGAGATGCTGAAGGCAGAGGCGTCTGCGCTCCGTGAGAAGCGTGAGGCGCTGGAGATGAGGCTGAAACGGCTTCTGCTTCCGAAGGACCCTGACGACAGCCGCAATGTGATCATGGAGATCCGCGCCGGTGCGGGCGGCGACGAGGCGGCGCTGTTTGCCGCTGATCTCGCACGGATGTACCAGCGCTATGCCGAGAAGCGGGGATGGAGGACCGAGATGCTCTCCCTCAGCGAGAACGGACTCGGCGGGATCCGTGAGTGTACGATGCAGATCCGGGGGCAGGATGTCTTCGCGCGCCTCCGCTATGAGAGCGGGACGCACCGGGTACAGCGAGTGCCCGAGACGGAGAGCAGCGGCCGGATCCACACCTCCACGGCGACGGTGGCAATAATGCCGGAAGCCGAGGATATCGATGAGGTGGAGATCGATCCGAAGGATATCCGGATCGATGTCTTCCGCGCCTCGGGAAACGGAGGGCAGTGCGTCAACACGACGGATTCAGCCGTGCGGCTGACGCATCTTCCGACGGGCATCGTCATTTCCTGTCAGGACGAGAAGTCCCAGATCAAGAACCGGTCGAAGGCGATGAAGGTGCTGAGAACGAAGCTTCTCTATCTCAAAAGGATGGAGCAGGCCGAGGAACGGGCGGATCTGAGGCGGAGTCAGGTGGGAACCGGGGACCGGTCGGAAAAAATCCGTACCTACAATGTGCCGCAGGGACGTGTCACGGATCACCGGATTCATCTGACGCTGCATCGGATTGACAGTATTCTGGACGGAGATATTGACGAGCTGACGGACGCACTGATAGAAGAGGCGCAGACGAGAAGACTTTCAGGACAATAA
- a CDS encoding glycosyltransferase family protein has product MKKTSLVVMAAGIGSRYGGGIKQMETLGPSGEIMMDYSIHDALEAGFNRVVFIIRRDLDADFRERIGNRIEKVTEVAYAYQEIEDLPAGYRVPQGRMKPWGTGQALLAAKDQIHEPFAVVNADDYYGKHGFRILHDALVSGEPVENGKHNVSMAAFVLGNTLSDNGGVTRGILEVENGQLTGINETKNIVRTDGGAGVMTGDGVRPLDADSLVSMNMWGLYPDFLDELEHGFPKFLDGLGEDALKKEYLLPDIIDRMLKAGKAAVHVFRTDDVWFGVTYREDRDAVRAAFADLIEKGVYRTPLF; this is encoded by the coding sequence ATGAAGAAGACATCCCTTGTCGTGATGGCAGCAGGCATCGGGAGCCGCTACGGAGGCGGCATTAAGCAGATGGAAACGCTCGGGCCCAGTGGAGAAATCATGATGGATTACTCCATCCATGACGCTCTTGAGGCCGGGTTCAACAGGGTCGTGTTCATCATCCGCAGGGATCTTGACGCGGACTTCAGGGAACGGATCGGAAACCGGATCGAAAAGGTGACCGAGGTAGCGTACGCGTATCAGGAGATCGAGGATCTGCCCGCGGGATACCGCGTTCCGCAGGGAAGGATGAAGCCGTGGGGGACCGGTCAGGCCCTGCTTGCCGCGAAGGATCAGATCCATGAGCCTTTCGCGGTCGTCAACGCGGACGATTACTACGGAAAGCACGGATTCCGGATTCTGCATGACGCGCTGGTGAGCGGAGAACCCGTGGAGAACGGTAAGCACAACGTGTCGATGGCGGCCTTTGTTCTCGGCAACACGCTTTCCGACAACGGCGGCGTGACGAGAGGAATTCTCGAGGTTGAGAACGGTCAGCTGACGGGAATCAATGAGACGAAGAACATCGTCCGGACCGACGGAGGCGCCGGCGTTATGACGGGGGACGGCGTGCGTCCGCTGGATGCGGATTCGCTTGTCTCGATGAACATGTGGGGGCTTTATCCGGATTTCCTCGATGAGCTGGAACACGGGTTCCCGAAATTCCTTGACGGCCTTGGCGAAGATGCGCTGAAGAAGGAATATCTTCTTCCGGATATCATCGACCGGATGCTGAAGGCGGGAAAGGCGGCCGTTCATGTCTTCCGGACGGACGACGTCTGGTTCGGCGTGACGTACCGGGAGGACCGGGACGCGGTACGGGCGGCTTTCGCGGATCTGATTGAAAAAGGCGTATACCGGACGCCTCTGTTCTGA